In Colwellia sp. PAMC 20917, a single genomic region encodes these proteins:
- a CDS encoding peroxiredoxin has protein sequence MIEENKSMPSGELSQLKDGNMITHNTDELFANKKVVLFAVPGAFTPTCSAAHLPGYVVSADELKAKGVDTIICLSVNDAFVMNAWGEAQNAENIMMLADGDGSYTKALGLSMETAGFGGLRSQRYAMVIENGTVTNLHVEQPKEFEVSTAESILKAL, from the coding sequence ATGATTGAAGAAAATAAATCCATGCCTTCAGGCGAATTGTCACAGTTAAAAGACGGCAATATGATTACCCATAATACGGATGAACTTTTTGCCAACAAAAAAGTGGTGCTATTTGCCGTTCCCGGTGCTTTCACCCCAACTTGTTCAGCCGCTCATTTACCCGGTTATGTGGTATCAGCTGATGAATTAAAAGCTAAAGGTGTCGATACCATTATTTGTTTATCGGTAAATGATGCTTTTGTAATGAATGCGTGGGGCGAAGCACAAAATGCTGAAAATATTATGATGCTTGCTGATGGCGACGGCAGTTACACTAAAGCACTTGGTTTAAGTATGGAGACCGCAGGATTCGGTGGTTTACGTTCTCAGCGTTATGCTATGGTCATTGAAAACGGTACAGTAACGAATTTACATGTTGAACAGCCTAAAGAGTTTGAAGTCAGCACCGCTGAATCAATTTTGAAAGCGCTATAA
- the pip gene encoding prolyl aminopeptidase: MNELYPEITPFDHFLLPVGDQHKLYVEQCGNPKGQAVVFIHGGPGAGSSANDRRFFDPEKYLIILFDQRGCGRSLPFGSLNNNNTQLLVADIEKIRLKLKIKKWHAFGGSWGSTLALVYAQTHPESVISLVLRGIFLGRAEDTRWAFEGGGGTRIFPDYWQEYLDALPNGEIQTGVKTAYDIMTGDDKVAAERVAQAWAKWEIRCCTLKPNEEFVAALTGDDSSWTLSRHEAHYMVHGCFLSENQILQDCHKIENIPMVIVHGRYDIVCPFDNAWLLHQQLPNSTLFSTIAGHASIEPETRDQLINATNKMLTL, from the coding sequence ATGAACGAACTTTATCCAGAAATCACTCCTTTTGATCATTTTTTATTACCCGTTGGTGACCAACATAAACTCTATGTAGAACAATGTGGTAATCCAAAAGGACAAGCCGTTGTTTTTATTCATGGAGGACCAGGAGCCGGGAGTTCAGCCAATGACCGACGTTTCTTTGATCCTGAGAAATATCTCATTATATTATTTGACCAACGTGGCTGTGGTCGTTCGTTGCCTTTTGGTAGTTTAAATAATAATAATACTCAGTTATTAGTTGCCGATATTGAGAAAATTCGTCTAAAGCTAAAGATTAAAAAATGGCATGCTTTTGGTGGTTCTTGGGGATCAACACTCGCTTTAGTCTATGCACAAACTCACCCTGAATCAGTTATCAGCTTGGTATTACGCGGTATTTTTTTAGGGCGTGCCGAGGATACTCGATGGGCATTTGAAGGCGGAGGTGGTACTCGAATTTTTCCTGATTACTGGCAAGAGTATCTTGATGCTCTGCCTAATGGTGAAATTCAGACGGGTGTTAAAACAGCCTACGACATTATGACAGGTGACGACAAAGTAGCCGCAGAGAGAGTTGCACAAGCATGGGCTAAATGGGAGATCCGTTGTTGCACGCTAAAGCCTAACGAAGAGTTTGTTGCTGCACTCACCGGCGATGATTCGTCTTGGACTCTCTCTCGCCATGAAGCTCATTATATGGTGCATGGCTGCTTTTTATCAGAAAATCAGATACTACAAGATTGTCATAAGATTGAAAATATTCCTATGGTTATTGTTCATGGCCGTTACGATATTGTCTGCCCTTTTGACAATGCTTGGCTCTTACATCAACAACTGCCAAATTCAACATTGTTCAGTACAATTGCTGGCCATGCTTCAATTGAACCTGAAACAAGAGATCAGTTAATTAATGCCACCAATAAAATGCTAACGCTATAA
- a CDS encoding DUF3857 domain-containing protein, translating into MRIFNSLPPIKIFIVSALLLLLSGLTHGEKYDDIYIEAAPTWVESRDITLAKDIPVDEITDGVFYQLLDSQRKLSEKQQSAWYSRYVQTVVNQAGVDYISQINLDFDPTYRKLVLNTLFVIRDGQRIDKLSSAKISLLNRETELENQIYNGSLTLNILIDDIQEGDTIDYSFTRYGDNPVYKDIFAYSRTLSWSVPIRDQFVRVLWGKSKPLFSSTRNVSVPITEKKLGEYTEYQVHMHNAETLSSASEVPGWYQPYGLVSFSESKNWGDVAVWAETLYQPSEQHKTIIEIANELQQKNKSQAEQIAAALKYTQDNIRYVGLEMGVNSHLPTPAHETLALKYGDCKDKALLFITLLKALGIDAYPALVNTEETKFLVEQLPAVNLFNHVIVTLEFNGKRIWLDPTLSYQEGRLAYLFQPDYGFALVVKSGETTLTSMANSQSNSYTHVEDRYVIGENVEQAVPYYIVSEYLGDTAQAKHSQIEQAGKKKLSTDYETFYQSTYPKLTATSAVDITTDYSTGVLKLAESYTINEFWKKGEVDYERSFYPTDIRNAVYKPKQVARVAPLWFAYPNNIINKITLEFEEQNWEFDDESFVEDNDFFFFKRDVSFTDNILNLTFEYRSKTDHIPANEVESYLAARKTLRSKAYYGITKYAKQTASSVDVEESPLASWMLIAMWTYAIGLVALLVSWRIESNKRPVFVNSHFFPVALVKFITLSFFTFGLYSTYWMYRNWQVIKQKQQSDIMPIVRGFFSIIWFYPLFLALKNDSIERFDKNKVMLPFIAVIFALVYLILSLVGNYTEQKVLNVLIMLLPLLFIPFVKYINSINDRNSEANRYNSRWNVHSIVAIILCLPLLGLTIAQETPFLPSDSVISQNEIMQHDMKYLYRQNVVATDEKIHYFYSDAFFTIRDDGNGFTDKEVFSYWQDDNDGFQLEKVQFHEIKDINVTYGKATDENTIVTVTRLDDTNFKLFVASTNAGDKLFVDKLTALWELAKIR; encoded by the coding sequence TTGCGTATTTTCAATTCTTTACCCCCAATAAAAATATTTATCGTTAGTGCCTTATTACTCTTACTGAGCGGCTTAACGCACGGCGAAAAATATGATGATATTTATATTGAAGCAGCCCCTACTTGGGTTGAGTCTCGTGATATCACACTAGCAAAAGACATTCCCGTAGACGAAATAACCGATGGTGTATTTTATCAATTACTGGATTCACAAAGGAAATTATCTGAAAAACAACAAAGTGCTTGGTATTCTCGCTATGTTCAAACAGTTGTAAATCAAGCTGGTGTTGATTATATCTCGCAAATAAATCTCGATTTTGACCCTACTTACCGAAAGCTGGTACTCAATACCTTGTTCGTTATTCGAGATGGGCAACGTATTGACAAATTGTCGAGTGCAAAGATTTCATTATTAAACCGAGAAACCGAATTAGAAAATCAAATTTACAATGGCTCCTTAACACTCAATATCCTTATTGACGATATTCAAGAGGGTGACACCATTGATTATAGTTTTACGCGTTATGGCGACAACCCGGTTTATAAAGATATTTTTGCTTATAGCCGAACACTGAGTTGGAGTGTACCAATACGAGATCAATTTGTTCGAGTGCTTTGGGGGAAAAGTAAGCCTTTATTTTCCAGCACGCGCAATGTGTCAGTGCCAATTACAGAAAAAAAGCTGGGTGAGTACACCGAATACCAAGTGCATATGCATAACGCTGAAACACTTTCTTCAGCAAGCGAAGTGCCGGGTTGGTATCAACCTTATGGCTTAGTATCCTTTAGTGAAAGTAAAAACTGGGGCGATGTTGCTGTCTGGGCTGAAACCTTATATCAACCGAGTGAACAACATAAAACGATTATTGAAATTGCTAATGAGCTTCAGCAAAAAAATAAAAGCCAAGCAGAGCAAATTGCAGCAGCATTAAAATATACGCAAGACAATATACGCTATGTTGGCTTAGAAATGGGGGTTAACTCCCATTTACCGACACCGGCCCATGAAACCTTAGCGTTGAAATATGGCGACTGTAAAGACAAAGCCTTATTGTTTATTACGCTGTTAAAGGCATTGGGCATTGATGCATATCCCGCCTTAGTTAATACCGAAGAAACTAAATTTCTTGTTGAACAACTCCCTGCGGTTAATTTGTTTAATCACGTTATTGTTACCTTAGAATTTAATGGTAAGCGTATTTGGTTAGATCCGACGTTAAGTTACCAAGAAGGGCGTTTAGCGTATCTTTTTCAACCGGATTATGGATTTGCCTTGGTAGTTAAATCGGGAGAAACAACATTAACATCAATGGCTAATAGTCAGTCAAATTCTTATACTCATGTTGAAGACCGTTATGTTATTGGCGAAAATGTTGAGCAAGCAGTCCCCTATTATATTGTCAGTGAATATTTAGGTGATACCGCGCAAGCTAAGCACAGTCAAATTGAACAAGCGGGTAAAAAGAAACTTTCCACAGACTATGAAACCTTTTATCAAAGTACTTATCCTAAATTAACAGCTACTTCCGCCGTTGATATTACAACAGATTATTCAACAGGCGTTTTGAAATTAGCCGAAAGCTACACGATTAACGAATTTTGGAAAAAAGGAGAGGTTGATTATGAAAGAAGCTTCTATCCTACGGATATCAGAAATGCTGTTTATAAGCCCAAGCAAGTCGCAAGAGTTGCGCCGCTGTGGTTCGCTTACCCAAATAATATTATTAATAAAATCACCTTAGAATTCGAAGAACAAAACTGGGAATTTGATGATGAAAGCTTTGTTGAAGACAATGATTTTTTCTTTTTTAAACGCGATGTTTCCTTTACCGATAATATCTTAAACTTAACCTTTGAATACCGCTCTAAGACTGATCATATTCCGGCAAATGAAGTGGAAAGTTATCTTGCTGCAAGAAAAACGTTAAGAAGTAAAGCTTACTACGGCATTACTAAATATGCGAAACAGACAGCCAGTTCGGTTGACGTTGAAGAAAGCCCTTTAGCGAGTTGGATGCTTATCGCAATGTGGACTTATGCTATCGGCTTGGTTGCACTTCTTGTTAGCTGGAGAATCGAGTCTAATAAACGACCGGTATTTGTTAATAGTCATTTTTTTCCAGTAGCATTAGTTAAATTTATTACCCTGTCATTTTTTACCTTTGGACTTTATAGTACCTATTGGATGTATCGAAATTGGCAGGTTATTAAGCAAAAACAGCAAAGCGATATCATGCCAATCGTACGAGGTTTCTTTTCTATCATTTGGTTCTATCCACTATTTTTAGCATTAAAAAATGACAGTATTGAACGTTTTGATAAAAACAAAGTGATGCTGCCTTTTATCGCGGTAATTTTTGCATTGGTGTATTTAATACTCTCATTAGTGGGTAACTATACAGAGCAAAAGGTTCTGAATGTGTTGATAATGCTATTACCTTTACTCTTCATTCCTTTTGTAAAATACATTAATAGTATTAACGATCGAAACAGTGAAGCTAATAGGTACAATTCAAGATGGAACGTACACAGCATTGTTGCGATTATATTATGTTTACCACTGCTGGGGTTAACCATCGCCCAAGAAACGCCCTTTTTGCCAAGTGATTCGGTTATTTCGCAAAATGAAATTATGCAACACGACATGAAGTATCTTTATCGACAGAATGTTGTTGCTACCGATGAAAAAATCCATTATTTTTATAGTGATGCTTTTTTTACTATCCGTGATGACGGAAATGGCTTTACCGATAAAGAAGTGTTCTCTTATTGGCAAGATGACAATGATGGTTTCCAGCTTGAAAAAGTCCAATTTCACGAGATTAAAGACATCAATGTTACTTATGGCAAAGCAACAGATGAAAATACCATAGTGACGGTTACCCGTCTTGATGACACTAATTTTAAACTGTTTGTTGCTTCGACAAATGCAGGCGATAAATTATTTGTCGATAAGTTAACAGCACTCTGGGAGTTAGCTAAGATACGTTAG
- a CDS encoding M61 family metallopeptidase — translation MRIAPTVLLALIVAFSSHSLPVKDNVTHYKVTFENAVHHEARISVTFPDIESQVLTVQMSRTSPGRYALHEFAKNVYNVTAVNSMGEPLEITRPNPYQWAIDNHDGEVTVTYTLFGDRADGTYAQIDRTHAHLNIPATFMWASNHEKRPIKVTFQPFSSTWKVATQLQKTQDKYTFTAPNLAYFMDSPTELSDHQVKSWTVRSSGKDYQINLAVHHNGLEEDLVEFTRQAKAVVAEQIKVYGELPAFDYGEYTFIACYLPHVNRDGMEHRNSTILTNTKSLDEGDFSQIGTLSHEFFHAWNVERIRPKALEPFNFSTHNMTTNLWFAEGFTSYYDKLMIRRAQESTVDEYLKAVTKTVNQVEQVPGRQFFTPEGASMLATFTDAGTSIDKTNFSNIFFSYYSYGSAMALALDLSIRQQFPGKSLDDFMRKMWTDFGKPEIPYTREDLRHTLGTLLNNDTFAKQFFEQYIYGQVKPDYASLLTHAGLKIVSAHPGDAFLGQVKFNFSGEAAIIEKPIKIGSPLYQAGLERTDQIVKVGRRTIGNDSQWTSALGQFKPGESTTIEYIQRGEKLSTTITFIENPEVKVIALDDEEISESQKAFLLAWLGVDKPEENSDKNK, via the coding sequence ATGAGAATTGCCCCCACAGTTCTTTTAGCATTAATAGTGGCTTTTTCAAGTCACTCATTACCTGTTAAAGACAACGTTACACATTATAAAGTGACTTTCGAAAACGCGGTTCATCATGAAGCGCGAATTTCGGTAACCTTTCCAGACATTGAAAGCCAAGTTTTGACCGTTCAAATGAGCCGCACCTCTCCAGGGCGCTATGCTTTACATGAATTTGCTAAAAACGTTTATAACGTGACTGCTGTAAACAGTATGGGCGAGCCCTTAGAAATTACGCGACCTAACCCTTATCAGTGGGCAATCGACAATCACGATGGTGAGGTAACCGTAACGTACACCTTATTTGGTGACCGCGCTGATGGTACTTATGCTCAAATAGACAGAACACATGCTCACTTGAATATTCCTGCTACGTTTATGTGGGCATCAAACCATGAGAAGCGTCCTATAAAAGTAACATTTCAACCTTTTAGTTCAACATGGAAAGTGGCCACTCAGCTACAAAAAACCCAAGATAAATATACCTTCACTGCCCCCAACTTAGCCTATTTTATGGACAGCCCAACAGAGCTTAGTGACCACCAAGTAAAAAGCTGGACTGTTCGCTCAAGTGGCAAAGATTACCAAATTAACTTAGCTGTGCATCACAATGGTCTAGAGGAAGATTTAGTTGAATTTACCCGTCAAGCTAAAGCTGTAGTTGCTGAACAAATTAAAGTTTATGGCGAATTACCTGCTTTTGATTACGGAGAATACACTTTTATTGCCTGTTATTTACCCCACGTCAATCGCGATGGCATGGAGCATAGAAACTCAACAATTCTCACTAATACCAAATCATTAGATGAAGGTGATTTCTCGCAAATAGGCACCTTATCACACGAGTTCTTTCATGCTTGGAATGTTGAACGCATAAGACCTAAAGCATTAGAACCTTTTAACTTCAGTACTCATAACATGACAACAAACTTATGGTTCGCCGAAGGTTTTACTTCTTACTATGACAAATTAATGATCCGCAGAGCGCAAGAGTCTACGGTTGATGAATACTTAAAAGCTGTTACCAAGACAGTTAATCAGGTTGAGCAAGTACCTGGTCGACAATTTTTCACCCCTGAAGGTGCGAGTATGCTGGCAACGTTTACCGATGCGGGTACTTCTATTGATAAAACTAATTTTAGTAATATCTTTTTCAGCTATTACAGTTATGGCAGTGCCATGGCATTAGCACTAGATTTATCTATTCGCCAGCAATTTCCAGGAAAATCACTTGATGATTTTATGAGAAAAATGTGGACAGATTTTGGTAAACCAGAAATTCCTTACACCCGTGAAGATTTACGCCACACCTTAGGGACTTTATTAAATAATGATACCTTTGCTAAGCAGTTCTTTGAGCAATATATTTATGGACAAGTAAAGCCTGATTACGCATCACTATTAACTCATGCTGGCTTAAAAATAGTCAGTGCTCACCCAGGTGATGCTTTTTTAGGTCAGGTTAAATTTAATTTTAGTGGCGAAGCTGCCATTATTGAGAAACCAATAAAAATTGGCTCTCCTCTTTATCAAGCAGGTCTTGAACGCACTGACCAAATAGTTAAAGTTGGTCGAAGAACTATAGGTAACGACAGTCAATGGACAAGTGCATTAGGGCAATTTAAACCGGGCGAAAGTACAACGATTGAATACATTCAACGTGGTGAAAAACTATCAACCACGATTACCTTTATTGAAAATCCAGAAGTGAAAGTAATAGCCCTAGATGATGAAGAGATAAGCGAATCACAAAAAGCATTTTTATTGGCATGGCTTGGCGTAGATAAACCAGAAGAAAATAGCGATAAAAATAAATAG
- a CDS encoding sensor domain-containing diguanylate cyclase — protein MIDISIEKIIIESLALTKDGVGIFNRDDRLIYCNDAIGRLFGMSAEEALNKSFSELSADCFNSSKGINIEFTTLEAWLSHASAKRRSCPYRAFEVDTQEGKWFLVTEQIVHNDYLYTYITDITEKKANARALQIMSEQFQKLATIDSLTGIYNRRYFYEKAEAEFNRSSRKNKIFSIMFLDLDKFKHINDKFGHAAGDAFLKGFAGNVQTHLRSYDTFARVGGEEFAILLPNTDKNNASIIAERIRASIEALIIPFENESLKITVSVGVVENSNEIKSIDQIMNNADKRLYQAKCNGRNQIC, from the coding sequence ATGATAGATATTTCAATTGAGAAGATAATCATTGAGTCTTTAGCATTAACTAAAGATGGAGTAGGAATTTTCAATAGAGATGATCGTCTTATTTATTGTAATGATGCTATCGGTCGATTATTTGGTATGTCTGCTGAAGAGGCACTTAACAAAAGCTTTTCTGAGCTAAGTGCAGACTGCTTCAATAGTTCAAAAGGGATTAATATTGAATTTACAACTTTAGAAGCTTGGTTATCTCATGCTTCAGCGAAGAGAAGAAGTTGTCCTTATAGAGCGTTTGAAGTCGATACCCAAGAAGGTAAGTGGTTTCTCGTTACCGAACAGATTGTTCACAATGATTACCTTTATACGTACATCACAGATATTACAGAAAAAAAAGCAAACGCGAGAGCGTTACAGATCATGTCTGAACAATTTCAAAAGCTTGCGACTATCGACTCTCTTACCGGTATTTATAATCGCCGTTATTTCTATGAAAAAGCTGAGGCCGAATTCAATCGAAGTAGCAGGAAAAATAAAATATTTTCAATAATGTTTCTGGACTTAGATAAGTTCAAGCATATTAATGATAAATTTGGTCATGCCGCCGGTGATGCATTTTTGAAGGGTTTTGCAGGTAATGTTCAGACGCACCTAAGAAGCTATGATACTTTTGCTAGGGTGGGTGGGGAAGAATTTGCCATATTATTACCTAATACCGACAAAAATAATGCCAGTATCATTGCAGAACGAATAAGAGCATCAATAGAAGCCCTTATTATTCCTTTTGAAAATGAATCATTAAAGATCACGGTATCAGTGGGTGTGGTAGAAAATTCAAATGAGATCAAATCGATTGACCAAATAATGAATAATGCAGATAAACGCTTATACCAAGCGAAATGTAATGGTCGTAACCAGATTTGTTAA
- the ftnA gene encoding non-heme ferritin — MLKPEMVKQLNKQINLEFYSSNLYLQMSAWCEEKGFEGAAIFMRKHAAEEMDHMTRLFTYVSETGALPIIGTIDAPPHEYKSLADLFEKTYEHECSITERINSLAHQAFTNQDYSTFNFLQWYVAEQHEEETLFKSVLDKINLVGQDGHALFFVDKDLAEMAKVGTTSIMTGAPI, encoded by the coding sequence ATGTTAAAACCTGAAATGGTCAAACAACTAAATAAACAGATCAACTTAGAGTTTTACTCTTCTAACTTGTACTTACAAATGAGTGCCTGGTGTGAAGAAAAAGGCTTTGAAGGTGCAGCAATATTTATGCGTAAACATGCAGCAGAAGAAATGGACCACATGACACGCTTATTTACTTATGTCAGTGAAACAGGGGCTTTACCTATTATAGGTACCATAGATGCGCCACCACACGAATATAAGTCATTAGCTGACCTTTTCGAAAAAACTTATGAACATGAATGTTCAATTACCGAACGTATCAATTCTTTAGCGCATCAAGCCTTTACTAACCAAGACTATTCAACGTTTAACTTCTTACAATGGTATGTAGCTGAGCAACATGAAGAGGAGACTTTGTTTAAAAGTGTCTTAGATAAAATTAACTTAGTGGGCCAAGATGGCCATGCTTTATTTTTTGTTGATAAAGATTTAGCTGAAATGGCTAAAGTAGGTACTACAAGTATCATGACGGGCGCACCCATTTAG
- a CDS encoding cysteine-rich CWC family protein: MTINIETSNCPLCQQKNRCDVDSPKQCWCTLEKVPKALIQQVPNKAKGKSCICQACIRKFNLTEKDNFTAL, translated from the coding sequence ATGACTATAAATATAGAGACCAGCAACTGCCCTCTTTGCCAACAAAAAAATCGTTGTGATGTCGATTCACCTAAGCAATGTTGGTGCACTTTAGAAAAAGTACCCAAAGCCTTAATTCAACAAGTTCCTAATAAAGCCAAGGGTAAGAGTTGTATTTGCCAAGCGTGTATTAGAAAATTTAATTTAACTGAAAAAGATAACTTCACCGCACTTTAA
- a CDS encoding CPBP family intramembrane glutamic endopeptidase yields MLADAQKIAVTLTETRRPWSATATLGLTLLFFILYFIISITVLAIAAGIAVAGPGMSIDRVLTAGVKISQRLALDGDFNAINYLITALCLTPLIFYCAARRKLTTAAAYLGFNRWPNKASFINYNLVLIGYFIFSYFASDALGIKTPQSMINIYNTTDYLFLLFIAVVIAAPFFEEVIFRGFIFKGLASSPLGVIVTIIITSVLFTLIHAGQYDINILVVLFPLAIILGVSRYRSGGIYLPIYLHFINNLYSSVAMYLFMN; encoded by the coding sequence ATGTTAGCTGATGCACAAAAAATAGCGGTAACATTAACTGAAACTCGTCGCCCGTGGAGCGCTACAGCAACGTTAGGGTTAACCTTACTGTTTTTCATCCTCTACTTTATTATTTCGATTACTGTTCTTGCTATAGCCGCAGGCATAGCAGTCGCCGGACCAGGAATGAGTATAGATCGCGTCCTAACCGCTGGGGTAAAAATAAGTCAAAGGTTAGCTCTCGATGGTGACTTTAATGCGATTAACTATCTGATCACGGCTTTATGCTTAACCCCCTTGATCTTTTATTGCGCAGCAAGAAGAAAGCTAACAACAGCTGCGGCCTATTTAGGTTTTAACAGATGGCCAAATAAAGCCAGCTTCATTAATTATAATCTTGTCCTAATAGGTTATTTTATCTTTTCTTACTTTGCCTCAGATGCCTTGGGTATAAAAACGCCACAAAGTATGATAAATATTTATAACACAACTGATTATCTATTCTTGCTCTTTATTGCCGTCGTGATAGCTGCCCCATTTTTTGAAGAAGTTATTTTTAGGGGCTTTATCTTTAAAGGATTAGCAAGCTCGCCTTTAGGTGTTATTGTTACGATTATTATAACCAGTGTGTTATTTACTTTAATTCATGCGGGCCAGTACGATATAAACATACTCGTGGTATTATTTCCTTTAGCCATTATTTTAGGTGTATCACGCTATAGAAGCGGTGGTATTTACCTTCCGATTTACCTGCACTTTATAAATAATTTATACTCCAGTGTAGCTATGTATTTATTCATGAACTAG
- a CDS encoding NAD(P)/FAD-dependent oxidoreductase: protein MQIDVLVIGAGAAGLMCAATAGYRGKKVVVVDMGKKPGRKILISGGGRCNFTNENARAEHYICQNPHFIKSALSRYSAQDFIELVERHGVNYHHKTLGQLFCDDSAKDIVDVLMTECDWAGVDVKMRNEVLSVTKTDSGYQVQTTEASYSCKSLVVASGGLTMPKLGASPIGYKIAEQFGLNVLPTTAALVPFTLHDHDKTRFDGLSGISIFTEVASDSGEAFKENILFTHRGLSGPAILQISSFWQAGQAVTINLLPDHSLNDIIAEWRQHQAQKSLKNLLATLLPKRFIECLIESKDIPDKAVNQLNHAEIQAIHAFIHQWQIKPNGTEGYRTAEVTLGGVDTDELSSKTFAAKKSNDLYFIGEVIDVTGWLGGYNFQACWAQGVATGLAVV from the coding sequence TTGCAAATTGACGTGTTAGTTATTGGTGCAGGTGCTGCAGGATTGATGTGTGCCGCAACAGCGGGTTATCGAGGTAAGAAAGTCGTTGTCGTCGATATGGGCAAAAAACCAGGCCGTAAAATACTGATCAGTGGTGGCGGACGCTGTAATTTCACTAATGAAAATGCCCGTGCGGAACACTATATTTGCCAAAACCCTCACTTCATAAAATCAGCGTTAAGTCGTTATTCAGCACAAGACTTCATTGAACTTGTTGAACGCCATGGCGTAAATTATCATCATAAAACATTAGGGCAATTATTTTGTGATGACAGTGCAAAAGATATTGTTGACGTTTTGATGACCGAATGTGATTGGGCAGGCGTTGACGTTAAAATGCGTAATGAAGTACTTTCAGTCACTAAAACTGACAGTGGTTACCAAGTCCAAACAACAGAAGCGAGTTATAGCTGCAAATCATTAGTGGTCGCTTCTGGCGGCCTAACAATGCCAAAGCTTGGCGCAAGTCCTATTGGCTATAAAATAGCAGAACAGTTTGGTTTGAATGTATTACCAACAACAGCGGCATTAGTGCCTTTTACTTTGCATGATCACGATAAAACCCGCTTTGATGGTTTATCTGGTATAAGTATATTTACTGAAGTCGCTAGTGACAGCGGCGAAGCCTTTAAAGAAAATATTTTATTTACCCATCGAGGTTTGTCTGGCCCCGCCATTTTGCAAATATCCTCTTTTTGGCAAGCAGGTCAAGCAGTAACCATTAATTTGTTACCCGATCACAGCTTAAATGACATCATCGCTGAATGGCGCCAGCATCAAGCGCAAAAATCGCTTAAAAATTTGCTCGCGACCTTACTACCCAAAAGGTTCATTGAGTGCTTAATTGAAAGCAAAGACATTCCGGACAAAGCGGTTAATCAACTCAACCATGCAGAAATTCAGGCCATTCATGCTTTTATTCACCAATGGCAAATCAAGCCTAATGGCACTGAAGGTTATCGAACAGCGGAAGTTACACTTGGCGGTGTTGATACCGACGAATTATCTTCAAAAACGTTTGCCGCCAAAAAGAGCAATGACTTATATTTTATTGGTGAAGTGATTGACGTTACTGGCTGGTTGGGGGGTTATAATTTTCAAGCGTGCTGGGCTCAAGGAGTGGCGACCGGCTTGGCGGTAGTGTGA
- a CDS encoding winged helix-turn-helix domain-containing protein: MLISDKIIIADVEIFPGSREVYCCNRLVTLTGLEFNLLWLLMSDFPQLVTRESIAEHIFKRSLVESNRSINMHISAIRKKLLVNTDKSRIKTFRGEGYVF, translated from the coding sequence ATGTTGATATCTGATAAAATTATAATCGCCGATGTAGAAATTTTTCCGGGTAGTCGAGAAGTTTATTGCTGCAACCGTTTGGTTACACTAACCGGATTAGAATTTAACTTATTGTGGTTACTGATGAGTGATTTTCCACAACTAGTGACCCGTGAAAGTATCGCTGAGCATATATTTAAGCGTAGCCTGGTCGAGTCTAATCGAAGTATTAATATGCATATTTCAGCCATCAGAAAAAAGTTATTGGTGAACACTGACAAATCACGAATTAAAACTTTTCGTGGTGAAGGATATGTTTTTTAA